One stretch of Pseudoalteromonas shioyasakiensis DNA includes these proteins:
- the rplJ gene encoding 50S ribosomal protein L10, translated as MALNLQGKKAIVAEVNEAATGALSAVVADSRGVTVGAITALRKEAREAGVWMKVVRNTLAKRAIEGTDFECLSDSLVGPSLIAFSSEHPGAAARIFKDFAKKNEKFEVKTAAFEGNVVDAAMLATLPTYDEAVARLMSAMKEASAGKLCKTIEAVRVQKEEQAA; from the coding sequence ATGGCTTTAAATCTTCAAGGCAAAAAAGCAATTGTTGCTGAAGTCAACGAAGCAGCCACTGGTGCTCTTTCTGCAGTTGTTGCAGATTCTCGTGGTGTAACAGTTGGTGCTATCACTGCCCTTCGTAAAGAAGCTCGTGAAGCTGGTGTATGGATGAAAGTTGTTCGTAACACTTTAGCTAAACGTGCTATTGAAGGTACAGATTTTGAGTGCCTTTCTGACTCACTTGTTGGTCCAAGCTTAATCGCTTTCTCTTCAGAGCACCCAGGTGCTGCTGCGCGTATCTTCAAAGATTTCGCGAAGAAGAACGAGAAATTCGAAGTTAAGACGGCTGCATTTGAAGGTAACGTAGTAGACGCAGCTATGCTAGCAACTCTACCTACTTACGACGAAGCTGTTGCACGCTTAATGAGCGCTATGAAAGAAGCGTCTGCAGGTAAATTGTGTAAAACAATTGAAGCAGTACGTGTACAGAAAGAAGAGCAAGCTGCTTAA
- the rplL gene encoding 50S ribosomal protein L7/L12 encodes MSVTKDQILDAIAEMSVMDVVALVEAMEEKFGVTAAAAVVAGPAAEAAEEKTEFDVILTGAGANKVAAIKAVRGATGLGLKEAKALVEAAPAPIKEGVSKEEAEALAKDLTEAGAEVEVK; translated from the coding sequence ATGTCTGTAACTAAAGACCAAATCCTTGATGCTATTGCTGAAATGTCAGTAATGGACGTTGTTGCTCTAGTTGAAGCAATGGAAGAAAAATTCGGCGTAACTGCAGCAGCTGCTGTTGTTGCTGGTCCTGCTGCTGAAGCAGCTGAAGAAAAGACTGAGTTCGACGTAATCCTTACTGGCGCTGGCGCTAACAAGGTTGCAGCTATCAAAGCTGTACGTGGTGCTACTGGTCTTGGCCTTAAAGAAGCTAAAGCACTTGTTGAAGCAGCTCCTGCACCTATCAAAGAAGGTGTATCTAAAGAAGAAGCTGAAGCACTTGCAAAAGACCTTACTGAAGCTGGTGCTGAAGTTGAGGTTAAGTAA
- the rplA gene encoding 50S ribosomal protein L1, whose translation MAKLTKRMRTIREKVDATKDYEINEAVALLKELATAKFVESVDVAVNLGIDARKSDQNVRGATVLPNGTGREVRVAVFTQGANADAAKEAGAELVGMEDLAEQVKKGEMNFDVVVASPDAMRVVGQLGQILGPRGLMPNPKTGTVTPNVAEAVKNAKAGQVRYRNDKNGIIHTTIGKVDFTAEQLQQNLEALIVALKKAKPSQAKGTYVKKVTISTTMGAGVAVDQNSLSTVVA comes from the coding sequence ATGGCAAAATTAACTAAACGTATGCGTACAATCCGCGAAAAAGTGGATGCGACTAAAGATTACGAAATCAACGAAGCAGTTGCTCTTTTAAAAGAGTTAGCGACAGCTAAATTCGTAGAAAGTGTTGACGTTGCTGTTAACCTTGGTATCGATGCTCGTAAATCTGACCAAAACGTACGTGGTGCAACTGTACTACCTAACGGTACTGGTCGTGAAGTTCGTGTTGCTGTATTCACACAAGGCGCTAACGCAGATGCTGCGAAAGAAGCTGGTGCTGAATTAGTGGGCATGGAAGATCTTGCTGAACAAGTTAAGAAAGGCGAGATGAACTTTGACGTTGTTGTTGCATCTCCAGACGCTATGCGTGTTGTTGGTCAACTAGGTCAAATCTTAGGTCCACGTGGTCTAATGCCAAACCCTAAAACTGGTACTGTAACGCCTAACGTTGCAGAAGCAGTTAAAAATGCGAAAGCAGGTCAAGTTCGTTACCGTAACGACAAGAACGGTATCATCCATACTACTATCGGTAAGGTTGATTTCACTGCTGAGCAACTTCAACAAAACCTTGAAGCTCTTATTGTTGCGCTTAAGAAGGCTAAACCTTCTCAAGCAAAAGGTACTTACGTGAAGAAAGTAACTATCTCTACAACAATGGGCGCAGGTGTTGCTGTTGACCAAAACTCTCTAAGCACAGTTGTTGCTTAA
- the rpsL gene encoding 30S ribosomal protein S12 produces the protein MATINQLVRKPRRSKVTKSNSAALKACPQKRGVCTRVYTTTPKKPNSALRKVARVRLTNGFEVTSYIGGEGHNLQEHSVILIRGGRVKDLPGVRFHTVRGALDCAGVSDRRQARSKYGAKRPKG, from the coding sequence ATGGCAACTATTAACCAGCTAGTGCGTAAGCCACGTCGTAGCAAAGTTACTAAAAGTAACTCAGCTGCACTTAAAGCTTGTCCGCAAAAGCGTGGTGTATGTACTCGTGTATATACAACTACACCTAAGAAACCAAACTCTGCATTACGTAAAGTAGCGCGTGTTCGTTTAACTAACGGTTTCGAAGTAACATCTTACATCGGTGGTGAAGGCCACAACTTACAAGAGCACAGTGTAATCCTTATCCGTGGTGGTCGTGTTAAAGACTTACCAGGTGTGCGTTTCCACACTGTACGTGGTGCACTTGACTGTGCAGGCGTTAGCGACCGTCGTCAAGCTCGTTCTAAATACGGTGCTAAACGCCCTAAGGGCTAA
- the rplK gene encoding 50S ribosomal protein L11, whose translation MAKKVEAIIKLQVAAGMANPSPPVGPALGQHGVNIMEFCKAFNARTESIEKGAPVPVVISVYGDRSFTFDMKTPPAAYLLKKAAGIKSGSGRPNTEKVGTVTRAQLEEIVETKRPDLTAADMDAAVRTIAGSARAMGLNVED comes from the coding sequence ATGGCTAAAAAAGTTGAAGCTATTATCAAGCTACAAGTTGCCGCTGGTATGGCTAACCCTAGTCCTCCAGTAGGTCCAGCACTAGGTCAACACGGTGTAAACATCATGGAATTCTGTAAAGCGTTCAACGCACGTACAGAGTCTATCGAAAAAGGCGCTCCAGTTCCTGTAGTGATCTCTGTTTACGGTGACCGTTCTTTCACGTTCGACATGAAAACTCCACCGGCTGCTTACTTACTTAAGAAAGCTGCAGGTATCAAATCAGGTTCTGGCCGTCCTAACACTGAAAAAGTGGGTACAGTAACTCGTGCTCAACTTGAAGAAATCGTTGAGACAAAACGACCTGACCTTACAGCGGCTGATATGGACGCTGCAGTTCGCACTATCGCAGGTTCTGCGCGTGCGATGGGCTTGAACGTAGAGGACTAA
- the rpoB gene encoding DNA-directed RNA polymerase subunit beta, translating into MAYSYSEKKRIRKDFGKRPQVLDIPFLLSTQLESFKKFLVPDADGDHGLEAAFRSVFPIKSYSGNSELQYVSYRIGEPVFDVKECQIRGVTYSAPLRVKLRLVVMDKEAPGTVKDIKEQEVYMGEIPLMTDTGTFVINGTERVIVSQLHRSPGVFFDNDRGKTHSSGKVLYNARVIPYRGSWLDFEFDAKDNLYVRIDRRRKLPASIILRALEYSTDEILEIFFDTTTFEVADGKVLMELVPSRLRGETAAFDIKGEDGEVLVEAGRRITARHIKNIEKKGINQLEVPHEYIIGRVVAKNYVDESTGEIIANANDELSLELMAELVKAGHTKIDTLYINEVDSGAYMSDTLRIDTTSNRLEALVEIYRMMRPGEPPTKDAAEALFDNLFFSDERYDLSTVGRMKFNSRVGYDSDTGPGTLSKEDIVAVMKVLIAIRNGVGDVDDIDHLGNRRIRSVGEMAENQFRVGLVRVERAVRERLSLGDLDAVMPQDLINAKPISAAVKEFFGSSQLSQFMDQNNPLSEVTHKRRISALGPGGLTRERAGFEVRDVHVTHYGRVCPIETPEGPNIGLINSLSTYARTNDYGFLETPYRKVVNGVVTDEVDYLSAIEEGQFVIAQANSNLNENNEFVDELIPCRHKGESTFMGKMDQQYMDVSPQQVISVAAALIPFLEHDDANRALMGSNMQRQAVPTLIADKPLVGTGIELTLAKDSGVTIVAKRGGEVMYADASRIVVNVHEDERVPGEAGIDIYNLTKYTRSNQNTCINQKPTCMVGEPVTRGDVLADGPSTDLGDLALGQNLRVAFMPWNGYNFEDSILLSERVVQEDRLTTIHIQELQCIARDTKLGPEEITADIPNVGESALGKLDESGVVYIGAEVKGGDILVGKVTPKGETQLTPEEKLLRAIFGEKASDVKDSSLRVPNSVTGTVIDVQVFTRDGVEKDKRALEVEDMQLREAKKDFNEEFRILEAGVLERARKLLVDAGLNADSIASLNAEKLLTQSLAEEDKQAELEQLAAQYDELKAEYDKKFENKRRKITQGDDLAPGVLKIVKVYLAVKRRIQPGDKMAGRHGNKGVISTIVPVEDMPYDDKGRTVDIVLNPLGVPSRMNIGQILETHMGLAARGVGERLEEMMKEQRELHEIRSFVKKVYELGDCRQKVDIDSFSDDEVRRLAENLKGGLPIATPAFDGARESEIKDLLELGGYPRSGQVTLYDGRTGDQFERQVTVGYMYMLKLNHLVDDKMHARSTGSYSLVTQQPLGGKAQFGGQRFGEMEVWALEAYGAAYTLQEMLTVKSDDVNGRTKMYKNIVDGNHKMEPGMPESFNVLLKEIRSLGINIELEEN; encoded by the coding sequence ATGGCTTACTCTTATTCTGAAAAGAAACGTATCCGTAAGGATTTTGGTAAACGTCCACAAGTTTTGGATATACCTTTCTTACTGTCGACGCAGTTAGAATCGTTTAAAAAATTCTTAGTCCCTGACGCTGATGGCGATCACGGTTTGGAAGCTGCATTCCGTTCTGTGTTTCCTATCAAAAGCTACTCGGGAAATTCTGAGCTTCAATACGTAAGTTATCGTATTGGTGAGCCAGTATTCGATGTAAAAGAATGTCAAATTCGCGGTGTGACTTATTCTGCTCCACTTCGCGTAAAATTGCGTCTTGTGGTGATGGACAAAGAAGCACCAGGCACAGTTAAAGACATTAAAGAGCAAGAAGTTTACATGGGCGAAATTCCGCTCATGACTGATACCGGTACCTTTGTTATCAATGGTACAGAGCGTGTTATCGTTTCTCAGCTACACCGTAGCCCTGGTGTATTCTTTGATAACGACCGCGGTAAAACTCACTCGTCAGGTAAAGTGCTTTATAACGCGCGTGTAATTCCTTACCGTGGTTCATGGTTAGACTTCGAGTTTGATGCAAAAGATAACCTTTATGTACGTATTGACCGTCGTCGTAAATTACCGGCGTCAATCATCTTACGTGCACTAGAGTACTCAACGGATGAAATCCTAGAGATATTCTTCGATACAACTACGTTTGAAGTTGCTGACGGTAAAGTTCTTATGGAACTTGTTCCTTCGCGCTTACGTGGTGAAACTGCCGCTTTTGATATCAAAGGCGAAGACGGTGAAGTCCTTGTTGAAGCGGGTCGTCGTATTACTGCGCGTCACATCAAGAACATCGAGAAAAAAGGTATTAACCAATTAGAAGTACCGCATGAGTACATCATTGGTCGTGTTGTAGCTAAAAACTATGTTGATGAGTCAACAGGTGAGATCATCGCAAACGCGAATGACGAGCTATCACTTGAGCTAATGGCTGAATTGGTTAAAGCAGGTCACACTAAGATTGATACTCTATATATCAACGAAGTTGACAGCGGCGCCTACATGTCAGATACATTACGTATCGACACAACAAGCAACCGTTTAGAAGCATTAGTAGAAATTTATCGCATGATGCGCCCAGGCGAGCCACCGACGAAAGACGCGGCTGAAGCCTTATTTGATAACTTGTTCTTCTCTGACGAGCGTTACGATTTATCAACAGTTGGTCGTATGAAGTTCAATAGCCGTGTAGGTTATGACTCAGATACTGGCCCTGGCACATTATCGAAAGAAGACATCGTAGCTGTTATGAAAGTGCTTATCGCTATTCGTAACGGTGTTGGCGATGTTGATGATATCGACCACTTAGGCAACCGTCGTATCCGTAGTGTTGGCGAAATGGCTGAGAACCAATTCCGCGTTGGTCTAGTACGTGTTGAGCGTGCTGTACGTGAGCGTTTAAGCTTAGGTGACCTTGACGCTGTAATGCCACAAGATCTTATTAACGCTAAGCCTATTTCGGCAGCGGTTAAAGAGTTCTTTGGTTCATCTCAGTTATCACAGTTCATGGACCAAAATAACCCGCTTTCAGAAGTAACGCATAAGCGTCGTATTTCTGCATTAGGTCCGGGTGGTTTAACACGTGAACGCGCTGGCTTCGAAGTTCGAGACGTTCACGTAACTCACTATGGTCGTGTATGTCCAATCGAAACGCCTGAGGGTCCAAACATCGGTCTAATTAACTCACTGTCTACGTACGCACGTACTAATGACTATGGTTTCTTAGAAACACCTTACCGTAAAGTGGTAAACGGTGTAGTTACTGATGAAGTAGATTACTTATCAGCCATTGAAGAAGGTCAGTTTGTTATCGCTCAGGCGAACTCAAACTTGAACGAAAACAATGAGTTTGTTGATGAACTAATTCCATGTCGTCACAAAGGTGAATCAACCTTTATGGGCAAAATGGACCAACAATATATGGACGTATCACCACAACAGGTGATCTCTGTAGCGGCAGCACTTATCCCGTTCCTAGAACACGATGATGCTAACCGTGCATTGATGGGTTCAAACATGCAACGTCAAGCCGTACCAACTCTTATCGCGGACAAACCGCTGGTAGGTACAGGTATCGAGCTTACACTAGCGAAAGACTCTGGTGTAACTATCGTTGCTAAGCGTGGTGGTGAAGTAATGTATGCGGATGCAAGCCGCATCGTTGTAAATGTACATGAAGATGAGCGTGTTCCTGGTGAAGCGGGCATCGATATTTACAACCTTACTAAATACACTCGCTCAAACCAAAATACATGTATTAACCAAAAACCAACTTGTATGGTTGGTGAGCCGGTAACACGTGGTGACGTATTAGCAGATGGTCCTTCGACTGACCTTGGTGACTTAGCACTTGGTCAAAACCTTCGCGTGGCATTCATGCCATGGAACGGTTATAACTTCGAGGATTCAATCCTACTATCAGAGCGCGTAGTTCAAGAAGATCGTCTAACGACTATCCACATTCAAGAACTACAATGTATCGCACGTGATACTAAATTAGGTCCAGAAGAGATCACAGCAGATATTCCTAACGTAGGTGAATCTGCACTAGGCAAGCTTGATGAGTCAGGCGTTGTTTATATCGGTGCTGAAGTTAAAGGCGGCGATATCCTAGTAGGTAAAGTGACTCCGAAAGGCGAAACGCAATTAACACCAGAAGAAAAGCTACTACGTGCTATCTTCGGTGAGAAAGCGTCAGACGTTAAAGACAGCTCTTTACGCGTACCAAACTCTGTAACTGGTACTGTAATCGACGTACAAGTTTTCACCCGTGACGGTGTTGAAAAAGATAAGCGTGCGTTAGAAGTTGAAGACATGCAGCTTCGCGAAGCGAAGAAAGACTTCAACGAAGAGTTCCGTATCTTAGAAGCAGGCGTATTAGAGCGTGCTCGTAAGTTACTTGTTGACGCTGGTCTGAACGCAGATTCAATTGCATCACTAAATGCTGAAAAGCTGCTTACTCAAAGCCTTGCTGAAGAAGATAAGCAAGCTGAACTTGAGCAACTAGCCGCTCAGTACGATGAGCTTAAAGCTGAATACGATAAGAAGTTTGAAAACAAACGTCGTAAGATCACTCAAGGTGACGACTTAGCACCAGGCGTACTTAAGATTGTTAAAGTATACCTAGCTGTTAAACGTCGTATCCAACCGGGTGATAAGATGGCGGGTCGTCACGGTAACAAAGGTGTTATCTCGACTATCGTACCAGTAGAAGATATGCCATACGATGACAAAGGTCGTACGGTAGACATCGTTCTGAACCCGCTAGGTGTACCATCACGTATGAACATCGGTCAGATCCTAGAAACTCATATGGGTCTTGCTGCACGTGGTGTGGGTGAGCGCTTAGAAGAAATGATGAAAGAGCAGCGTGAACTGCACGAAATCCGTAGCTTCGTTAAGAAAGTTTACGAATTAGGTGATTGTCGTCAGAAAGTCGATATCGACTCGTTCTCTGATGATGAAGTTCGTCGCTTAGCTGAAAACTTGAAAGGTGGTTTACCGATCGCAACTCCAGCCTTTGATGGTGCTCGTGAAAGCGAAATCAAAGACTTACTTGAGCTTGGTGGTTATCCAAGAAGCGGTCAAGTTACACTTTATGATGGCCGTACTGGCGATCAGTTCGAACGTCAAGTAACTGTTGGTTACATGTACATGTTGAAACTTAACCACTTGGTTGATGACAAGATGCACGCACGTTCAACTGGTTCTTACAGCCTTGTTACTCAGCAGCCGCTGGGTGGTAAAGCTCAGTTCGGTGGCCAGCGTTTCGGTGAGATGGAGGTGTGGGCACTAGAAGCTTACGGTGCTGCATATACTCTACAAGAAATGCTAACAGTGAAATCGGATGACGTGAACGGTCGTACTAAGATGTATAAGAACATCGTAGATGGTAACCATAAGATGGAACCAGGTATGCCAGAATCGTTCAACGTATTGTTGAAAGAAATCCGCTCACTGGGTATCAACATCGAGTTGGAAGAAAATTAA
- the rpoC gene encoding DNA-directed RNA polymerase subunit beta' — MKDLLKFLKQQNKTEEFDAIRIGLASPDMVRSWSYGEVKKPETINYRTFKPERDGLFCARIFGPVKDYECLCGKYKRLKHRGVICEKCGVEVTLTKVRRDRMGHIELASPVAHIWFLKSLPSRIGLMLDMTLRDIERVLYFESFVVTEPGMTTLERGQLLGEEEYLDALEEHGDEFEAKMGAEAVLDLLRELDLGQLIAEMREELPTINSETKRKKITKRLKLMESFHQSGNNPEWMIMTVLPVLPPDLRPLVPLDGGRFATSDLNDLYRRVINRNNRLKRLLDLAAPDIIVRNEKRMLQEAVDALLDNGRRGRAITGSNKRPLKSLADMIKGKQGRFRQNLLGKRVDYSGRSVITVGPTLKLHQCGLPKKMALELFKPFIYGKLERRGMATTIKAAKKMVEREVAEVWDVLDEVIREHPVLLNRAPTLHRLGIQAFEPVLIEGKAIHLHPLVCAAYNADFDGDQMAVHVPLTLEAQLEARALMMSTNNILSPANGEPIIVPSQDVVLGLYYMTRDRINAKGEGIVFKDPKEAEKAYRSGNAELHARVKVRISETISNEDGETVEQVSIVETTVGRAILSLILPKGMPFELINQALGKKQISGLLNECYRRLGLKDTVIFADQVMYTGFHYAMKSGVSIGIDDLVIPPVKAEIIESAEAEVTEINQQFQSGLVTAGEKYNKVIDIWSRVNENLSREMMANLSKDTVINAKGEEEEQSSFNSVFMMADSGARGSAAQIRQLAGMRGLMARPDGSIIETPITANFREGLNVLQYFISTHGARKGLADTALKTANSGYLTRRLVDVAQDLVINEDDCGTEDGLTMKPLIEGGDVVEALRERVLGRVVAEDVLIPNTNEVLVERNIMLDEKLCDLLEEHSVDEVRVRSVITCDNDFGVCAKCYGRDLARGHIINPGESVGVIAAQSIGEPGTQLTMRTFHIGGAASRASAENSVQVKTNGTLKLHNAKYVLNTDGKIVITSRSTEITIIDSFGREKERYKVPYGAVLSVQDNAEVQGNDIVATWDPHSHPIVLEHKSKISFSDIDDSNTEAQTDELTGLTRVVVKDLGKANAKEPKLIIESDERGLQETRLPSFTTIEVTDGATANPGDVLARIPQEGSKTRDITGGLPRVADLFEARKPKDPAILAEITGTISFGKETKGKKRLVITPAEGDAYEEMIPKWRQLNVFEGEQVSKGEVIADGPESPHDILRLRGVTHVANYIVNEVQEVYRLQGVKINDKHIETIIRQMLRKCIILDGGDTEFLAGEQVEVARVNIANRELEKQGKIPAKFEIQLMGITKASLATESFISAASFQETTRVLTEAAVNGKSDELRGLKENVIVGRLIPAGTGFAYHQDRLNRRKQGEIVEEQTVSAEEATQALTDALNADISGNQ; from the coding sequence GTGAAAGACTTACTTAAGTTTCTGAAGCAACAAAATAAGACCGAAGAATTCGATGCAATTCGCATTGGTCTTGCTTCGCCAGATATGGTTCGTTCATGGTCATACGGTGAAGTAAAGAAACCTGAGACAATCAACTACCGTACTTTCAAGCCTGAGCGCGACGGCTTATTCTGTGCCCGTATTTTCGGCCCAGTGAAAGATTATGAGTGTTTATGTGGTAAATATAAGCGCCTTAAGCACCGTGGTGTTATTTGTGAAAAGTGTGGCGTTGAAGTAACGCTAACTAAAGTGCGTCGTGACCGTATGGGTCATATTGAGCTTGCGAGCCCAGTTGCGCACATTTGGTTCTTAAAATCATTACCGTCACGTATCGGCTTAATGCTAGACATGACACTTCGTGACATCGAGCGCGTACTTTACTTCGAATCATTCGTAGTAACTGAGCCTGGTATGACAACGCTTGAGCGTGGTCAGCTTTTAGGTGAAGAAGAGTACTTAGATGCACTTGAAGAGCACGGTGATGAGTTTGAAGCGAAGATGGGTGCTGAAGCAGTATTAGACTTGCTTCGTGAACTTGATCTTGGCCAATTAATTGCTGAAATGCGTGAAGAGTTACCAACAATTAACTCTGAAACTAAGCGTAAGAAGATCACTAAACGTCTTAAATTAATGGAATCTTTCCACCAATCAGGTAACAACCCTGAGTGGATGATCATGACAGTACTTCCAGTACTTCCGCCTGATCTACGTCCATTAGTACCTCTAGACGGTGGTCGTTTTGCGACTTCTGATCTGAATGACCTTTACCGTCGTGTTATTAACCGTAATAACCGTCTTAAACGTCTATTAGATCTAGCAGCACCAGACATTATCGTACGCAACGAAAAACGTATGTTACAAGAAGCGGTAGATGCGCTACTTGATAACGGTCGTCGCGGTCGTGCGATTACAGGTTCTAACAAACGTCCTCTGAAATCGCTTGCTGATATGATCAAAGGTAAGCAAGGTCGTTTCCGTCAGAACTTACTTGGTAAACGTGTAGATTACTCTGGCCGTTCTGTAATCACAGTAGGTCCTACGCTTAAACTACACCAGTGTGGTCTTCCTAAGAAGATGGCACTTGAGCTATTCAAACCATTTATCTACGGTAAGCTAGAGCGTCGCGGCATGGCTACGACTATCAAAGCTGCTAAGAAGATGGTTGAGCGTGAAGTAGCAGAAGTATGGGATGTACTAGACGAAGTAATTCGTGAGCATCCAGTATTACTGAACCGTGCACCAACACTTCACCGTTTGGGTATCCAAGCGTTCGAACCTGTGCTTATCGAAGGTAAAGCGATTCATTTACACCCATTAGTTTGTGCGGCATACAACGCTGACTTCGATGGTGACCAAATGGCGGTACACGTACCGTTAACGCTTGAAGCACAATTAGAAGCACGTGCTCTAATGATGTCTACTAACAACATCCTATCTCCAGCGAATGGTGAGCCAATCATCGTTCCTTCACAGGACGTTGTATTAGGTCTTTACTACATGACTCGTGATCGCATCAATGCGAAAGGCGAAGGTATTGTATTTAAAGATCCTAAAGAAGCTGAAAAAGCATACCGCAGCGGTAACGCTGAGTTACATGCACGCGTAAAAGTACGTATCAGCGAGACAATCAGTAATGAAGATGGTGAAACAGTTGAGCAAGTATCTATTGTTGAAACAACAGTAGGTCGTGCGATCCTTTCACTAATCCTACCTAAAGGCATGCCGTTTGAGTTAATCAACCAAGCCCTAGGTAAGAAACAAATTTCTGGCTTATTAAACGAGTGTTACCGTCGTCTAGGTCTTAAAGATACAGTTATCTTTGCTGACCAAGTAATGTACACCGGTTTCCACTACGCAATGAAGTCAGGTGTTTCAATCGGTATCGATGACTTAGTTATCCCACCGGTTAAAGCAGAAATCATTGAATCAGCGGAAGCTGAAGTAACTGAAATCAACCAACAATTCCAATCAGGTCTTGTAACGGCTGGTGAAAAGTACAATAAAGTTATCGATATCTGGTCACGTGTAAATGAAAACTTATCACGTGAGATGATGGCAAACTTATCAAAAGACACTGTAATCAACGCTAAAGGCGAAGAAGAAGAGCAATCTTCATTCAACTCAGTGTTTATGATGGCAGACTCAGGTGCACGTGGTAGCGCCGCTCAGATCCGTCAGTTAGCGGGTATGCGTGGTCTAATGGCACGTCCAGATGGTTCAATCATCGAGACACCAATCACGGCGAACTTCCGTGAAGGTCTAAACGTACTACAGTACTTCATCTCAACGCACGGTGCGCGTAAAGGTCTTGCCGATACAGCACTTAAAACAGCAAACTCGGGTTACTTAACGCGTCGTCTAGTAGACGTTGCACAAGATTTAGTAATCAATGAAGACGATTGTGGCACAGAAGATGGCTTAACAATGAAACCGCTTATCGAGGGTGGTGACGTTGTAGAAGCGCTTCGCGAACGTGTTCTTGGTCGTGTTGTTGCTGAAGATGTATTAATTCCAAATACTAACGAAGTACTTGTTGAGCGTAATATCATGCTTGACGAAAAACTGTGTGACCTTCTAGAAGAGCATTCAGTAGATGAAGTACGCGTTCGTTCAGTAATCACTTGTGATAATGACTTTGGTGTATGTGCTAAGTGTTACGGTCGTGACCTTGCACGTGGCCACATCATTAATCCAGGTGAGTCAGTAGGTGTTATCGCGGCGCAATCAATCGGTGAGCCGGGTACACAGCTTACGATGCGTACCTTCCACATCGGTGGTGCAGCATCTCGAGCGTCTGCTGAAAATAGTGTACAAGTTAAAACTAACGGTACATTGAAGTTACACAACGCGAAGTACGTATTAAACACAGACGGTAAGATTGTTATCACGTCTCGTTCAACAGAGATCACTATCATCGATAGCTTTGGTCGTGAGAAAGAGCGTTATAAAGTACCTTACGGTGCGGTGTTATCTGTACAAGATAATGCAGAAGTTCAAGGTAACGATATCGTTGCAACTTGGGATCCGCATAGTCACCCAATCGTTCTTGAGCATAAGTCAAAAATCTCGTTCAGCGACATTGATGACTCAAATACCGAAGCACAAACAGATGAGTTAACTGGTTTAACTCGTGTTGTTGTTAAAGACTTAGGTAAAGCAAATGCGAAAGAACCTAAACTAATCATCGAAAGCGATGAGCGTGGTCTGCAAGAAACACGTCTACCTTCATTCACAACGATTGAAGTAACCGACGGTGCAACTGCAAACCCAGGTGACGTACTTGCACGTATTCCGCAAGAAGGTTCGAAGACTCGTGATATCACGGGTGGTCTACCTCGCGTAGCTGACTTATTCGAAGCACGTAAACCGAAAGATCCTGCAATTCTTGCAGAAATCACAGGTACTATCAGCTTCGGTAAAGAAACAAAAGGTAAGAAGCGTCTTGTAATCACTCCAGCTGAGGGTGACGCATACGAAGAGATGATTCCTAAATGGCGTCAACTTAACGTGTTCGAAGGTGAGCAAGTGTCTAAAGGTGAGGTTATCGCCGATGGTCCAGAGTCACCACATGACATCTTACGCTTACGTGGTGTAACTCATGTAGCTAACTACATCGTTAACGAAGTGCAAGAGGTTTACCGCTTGCAGGGCGTTAAGATCAATGACAAGCACATTGAGACAATTATTCGTCAGATGCTACGTAAATGTATCATCCTTGACGGCGGTGACACTGAGTTCTTAGCCGGTGAACAAGTTGAAGTGGCACGCGTTAACATCGCGAACCGTGAACTTGAGAAACAAGGTAAGATCCCAGCGAAGTTTGAAATCCAGTTAATGGGTATCACTAAAGCGTCACTTGCAACAGAATCTTTCATTTCTGCAGCATCATTCCAGGAGACAACTCGTGTCCTAACTGAAGCAGCTGTAAATGGTAAGAGCGATGAACTTCGTGGTCTGAAAGAGAACGTAATCGTGGGTCGTCTGATCCCAGCTGGTACAGGCTTTGCGTATCACCAAGACCGTTTGAATCGTCGCAAGCAAGGTGAAATCGTTGAAGAGCAAACAGTAAGTGCTGAAGAGGCGACTCAAGCACTAACTGACGCACTTAACGCAGATATCTCTGGAAACCAATAA